In Streptomyces sp. NBC_00448, the following are encoded in one genomic region:
- a CDS encoding flavin-containing monooxygenase, with protein MADPTTATDRVPPPAATPDAIVIGAGPGGLAAAAALRERGLRPLVVERAEHVGASWRGHYDRLHLHTTRRLSALPGLPIPRRFGRWVSRDDVVRYLEKYAEYHELEIATGIEVGRVERKGAGWELPATGGRVLSSAVVVVATGHNHSPYIPDWPGRNTFSGDLLHAARYRNAVPYTGRDVLVVGAGNTGAEIAVDLMEGGASRVRLAVRTSPHILRRSTLGWPAQASGIVCRRLPTRLVDRVAPYIERAGVPDLSAYGLPRPETGLYSRVLDGAIPVQDVGLIAAVRSRRVEPVAAVAEFDGDKVRLADGSEISPEAVIAATGYRRGLEPLVGHLGVLDGRGRPVVHGARTPANAPGLYFTGFTNPISGMFREMAIDARRIARAAARAR; from the coding sequence ATGGCCGACCCCACGACCGCCACCGACCGGGTCCCCCCGCCCGCCGCAACTCCCGACGCCATCGTCATCGGCGCCGGCCCCGGCGGACTGGCCGCGGCCGCGGCACTGCGGGAGCGGGGGCTCAGGCCGCTCGTGGTGGAGCGCGCGGAACACGTGGGAGCTTCCTGGCGCGGCCACTATGACCGGCTGCATCTGCACACCACGCGGCGGTTGTCGGCGCTGCCGGGACTGCCCATTCCGCGCCGGTTCGGCCGATGGGTCAGCAGGGACGACGTGGTGCGCTACCTCGAGAAGTACGCCGAGTACCACGAACTCGAGATCGCCACCGGCATCGAGGTGGGACGAGTGGAGCGGAAGGGCGCGGGCTGGGAACTGCCCGCGACCGGAGGCCGGGTACTCTCCTCCGCCGTGGTCGTGGTGGCGACCGGCCACAACCACAGTCCGTACATACCCGACTGGCCGGGACGAAACACCTTCTCCGGTGATCTTCTGCACGCGGCCCGCTACCGCAACGCCGTCCCCTATACCGGGCGGGACGTCCTCGTGGTCGGCGCGGGCAACACCGGTGCGGAGATCGCCGTCGACCTGATGGAGGGCGGCGCCTCGCGAGTACGCCTCGCGGTGCGGACGTCCCCTCATATCCTGCGCCGTTCGACGCTCGGCTGGCCCGCGCAGGCAAGCGGGATCGTCTGCCGCCGGCTGCCGACACGGCTGGTGGACCGCGTCGCGCCGTACATCGAACGGGCCGGCGTACCGGACCTGTCCGCGTACGGCCTGCCCCGCCCCGAGACCGGCTTGTACTCGCGTGTGCTGGACGGCGCGATTCCGGTGCAGGACGTCGGCCTGATCGCGGCCGTCCGCTCGCGCCGGGTCGAACCCGTCGCCGCCGTCGCCGAGTTCGACGGAGACAAGGTGCGCCTCGCCGACGGCTCCGAGATCAGCCCGGAGGCGGTGATCGCCGCGACCGGCTACCGGCGGGGCCTCGAACCGCTCGTGGGCCACCTCGGCGTGCTCGACGGCCGCGGCCGCCCGGTGGTGCACGGAGCCAGGACGCCCGCGAACGCGCCCGGGCTGTACTTCACCGGGTTCACCAATCCGATCAGCGGGATGTTCCGCGAAATGGCGATCGACGCGCGCCGCATCGCGCGCGCGGCCGCCCGCGCGCGGTAG
- a CDS encoding AfsR/SARP family transcriptional regulator, producing the protein MESSTDPGGLRYAVLGPVRAWRGDVPIGTGAPQQRAVLAALLLRGGRTASASELLDAVWGESPPNTALAALRSYAFRLRKALGPKALVTDSGGYALHVAPDALDYTVVERLAADAEKAKVSDPEHARRLLAAAIDLWHGEPLAGLPGPYAETQRSRLAEWRVGLIEACLELDLELGAHAEAVSELTAVSTEHPLRERLRALLMLALYRSGRQAEALGVYADTRRLLADELGIDPSAELSDLHQRILEADPDLAAPVSAHAGTPEIVRPAQLPASVPDFTGRRAVADELGRQLALATEQGKEGGVMAVSAVAGIGGVGKTTLAVHVAHAVRDAFPDGQLYVDLQGTEPRPAEPEAVLGAFLRALGVPNPAIPDSLAERAALYRSTLDGRRVLTLLDNAYDAAQIRQLLPGTPGCAALVTSRMRMVDLEGAHLVDLDVMSPEEALQLFSRIVGEERVAGERQAALAVVGACGFLPLAIRIAAARLAARRTWTVSVLARKLADQRRRLDELRAGDLAVKATFALGYGHLSPQQARAFRLLSLPEGPDISLDAAAAVLNLDPYTAEELLETLVDISLIESAAPARYRFHDLLRLYARECAERDETEQERCSALSRLLDFYLASATAVYALENPGDRVLDHLAVTSLPGMAFDSREAGLEWLFAEAQVLLAAVEQSADDGCGGLMRKATDLLWAAQDLMESGIYARQYEQAAHAVVATANACGDALVEGRARVLVAQLLRMTARFAAADEEARRAMVVGLAAEDPVTCSYAPNLRGIIAHQAQRFDVCTEYHEAALEAFRSDGNRHGEASALSNLSRAQLSLGDSDAAVANSQQALAVYRELNVGFRLGNGLYAVAVALTAAGRIDEAVARLNEAVEIFRDARQQFWEGMALYRLAEAHRAAGHSLRSAAAAEQALVIQREVGGEWRTANVLTVLGRALADMGQLVRAHACWHDALGMYVALGSPEAQEVRRLLGGETAPSVIRMVG; encoded by the coding sequence ATGGAAAGCAGCACGGACCCGGGCGGCCTGCGCTACGCGGTGCTGGGCCCGGTGCGTGCCTGGCGCGGCGACGTCCCGATCGGCACCGGGGCGCCACAGCAGCGGGCGGTGCTCGCCGCGCTGCTGCTGCGCGGTGGGCGCACCGCCTCCGCGTCCGAACTGCTCGACGCCGTCTGGGGCGAGAGCCCGCCCAACACCGCGCTCGCCGCCCTGCGTTCGTACGCCTTCCGGCTGCGCAAGGCGCTCGGCCCCAAGGCGCTGGTCACCGACTCCGGCGGCTACGCCCTGCACGTCGCGCCCGACGCCCTGGACTACACCGTCGTCGAACGTCTCGCGGCCGACGCGGAGAAGGCGAAGGTGAGCGACCCCGAGCACGCCCGGCGCCTGCTGGCGGCCGCCATCGACCTGTGGCACGGCGAACCGCTGGCCGGCCTGCCCGGGCCGTACGCGGAGACGCAGCGCTCCCGGCTGGCCGAGTGGCGGGTCGGCCTGATCGAGGCATGCCTCGAACTCGACCTGGAACTGGGCGCGCACGCCGAGGCGGTCTCCGAACTCACCGCGGTCTCCACGGAACACCCGCTGCGCGAGCGGCTGCGCGCCCTGCTGATGCTCGCGCTGTACCGCAGCGGGCGCCAGGCCGAGGCGCTGGGCGTCTACGCCGACACCCGCCGCCTGCTCGCCGACGAGCTCGGCATCGACCCCTCCGCCGAACTCAGCGACCTGCACCAGCGCATCCTGGAGGCCGACCCGGACCTGGCCGCGCCGGTCTCCGCGCACGCCGGCACGCCCGAGATCGTCCGCCCCGCGCAACTTCCCGCGAGCGTGCCCGACTTCACCGGCCGCCGCGCCGTCGCCGACGAACTCGGCCGCCAACTCGCCCTGGCCACCGAGCAGGGCAAGGAGGGCGGGGTGATGGCGGTCTCCGCCGTGGCCGGGATCGGCGGCGTCGGCAAGACCACCCTCGCGGTGCACGTCGCGCACGCGGTCCGGGACGCCTTCCCCGACGGGCAGTTGTACGTCGACCTGCAGGGCACCGAACCGCGCCCGGCCGAGCCCGAGGCCGTACTCGGCGCGTTCCTGAGGGCGTTGGGCGTTCCCAACCCCGCCATCCCCGACTCGCTCGCCGAGCGCGCCGCGCTCTACCGCTCCACCCTCGACGGCCGCCGCGTCCTCACCCTGCTCGACAACGCCTACGACGCCGCGCAGATAAGGCAGTTGCTGCCCGGCACGCCCGGCTGCGCCGCTCTGGTCACCAGCCGGATGCGGATGGTCGACCTGGAAGGCGCGCACCTGGTCGACCTCGACGTGATGTCGCCCGAGGAGGCCCTGCAGCTCTTCAGCCGGATCGTCGGCGAGGAGCGGGTGGCCGGCGAACGGCAGGCCGCGCTCGCCGTGGTGGGCGCCTGCGGCTTCCTCCCGCTGGCGATCCGGATCGCCGCCGCCCGGCTGGCCGCCCGCCGCACCTGGACCGTCTCCGTACTGGCCCGCAAACTCGCCGACCAGCGCCGCCGGTTGGACGAGTTGCGGGCCGGCGACCTGGCCGTCAAGGCCACCTTCGCGCTCGGCTACGGCCACCTGTCGCCCCAACAGGCCCGCGCCTTCCGGCTGCTGTCCCTCCCGGAGGGCCCCGACATCTCGCTGGACGCGGCCGCCGCCGTCCTGAACCTCGACCCGTACACGGCCGAGGAGTTGCTGGAGACGCTGGTCGACATAAGCCTCATCGAGTCGGCGGCGCCGGCCCGTTACCGCTTCCACGACCTGCTGCGGCTGTACGCGCGCGAGTGCGCCGAGCGCGACGAGACCGAGCAGGAGCGCTGCTCGGCGCTGTCCCGGCTGCTGGACTTCTACCTCGCCTCGGCCACGGCCGTCTACGCGCTGGAGAACCCCGGCGACCGGGTGCTGGACCACCTCGCCGTAACCTCCCTGCCCGGCATGGCCTTCGACTCCCGCGAAGCCGGGCTGGAGTGGCTGTTCGCCGAGGCCCAGGTCCTGCTGGCGGCCGTCGAGCAGTCGGCCGACGACGGCTGCGGCGGCCTGATGCGCAAGGCGACGGACCTGCTGTGGGCCGCCCAGGACCTGATGGAGTCGGGGATCTACGCCCGGCAGTACGAACAGGCCGCACACGCGGTCGTGGCCACCGCGAACGCCTGCGGTGACGCCCTGGTCGAGGGCCGGGCCAGGGTGCTGGTCGCCCAACTCCTGCGGATGACCGCCCGTTTCGCCGCCGCCGACGAGGAAGCGCGGCGCGCGATGGTCGTCGGGCTGGCCGCCGAGGACCCCGTCACCTGCAGCTACGCGCCGAACCTGCGCGGCATCATCGCGCACCAGGCGCAACGCTTCGACGTCTGCACCGAATACCACGAGGCCGCCCTGGAGGCGTTCCGCTCCGACGGCAACCGGCACGGTGAGGCGTCCGCCCTCAGCAACCTGTCCCGCGCCCAGCTGAGCCTCGGCGACTCCGACGCGGCGGTAGCCAACAGCCAGCAGGCGCTCGCCGTCTACCGGGAGTTGAACGTCGGCTTCCGGCTCGGCAACGGGCTGTACGCCGTCGCCGTCGCACTGACCGCCGCCGGACGCATCGACGAGGCGGTGGCCCGCCTGAACGAGGCGGTGGAGATCTTCCGCGACGCCCGGCAGCAGTTCTGGGAGGGCATGGCGCTCTACCGGCTGGCCGAGGCGCACCGGGCGGCCGGCCACAGCCTGCGGTCGGCGGCCGCGGCCGAACAGGCCCTGGTCATCCAGCGCGAGGTCGGTGGCGAGTGGCGCACCGCCAACGTACTCACCGTGCTCGGCCGCGCGCTCGCCGACATGGGCCAGCTCGTACGAGCGCACGCATGCTGGCACGACGCGCTGGGCATGTACGTGGCGCTCGGCTCTCCGGAGGCGCAGGAGGTACGGCGGCTGCTCGGTGGCGAGACGGCGCCCTCGGTGATCCGGATGGTCGGCTGA
- a CDS encoding VOC family protein, producing MSAFGEGAPCWADVALPDLAVGRTFYGELLGWTFEDQGEEFGHYTMALRDGVKVAALMPKADPSMPTAWGVFLAVVDVARTAEKVRAAGGQVAFGPDAVGDSGVMAGVVDPGGSFVGLWQPAGHQGFDLVNKPGAYAWSENHTRDAETVDAFYRDVFGYESQQVGDGVHFDYKVWSVPGAENPSLGRLKLGGTAEDTPTAYQVYFAVGDCDDAAATVRRLGGQVLVGPAESPYGRTAIVTDDQGARFAVIDLARRSDSIPGQ from the coding sequence ATGTCGGCATTCGGAGAAGGCGCCCCGTGCTGGGCGGATGTGGCACTGCCCGACCTCGCCGTCGGCCGGACCTTCTACGGCGAGCTGCTCGGCTGGACCTTCGAGGACCAGGGGGAGGAGTTCGGCCACTACACGATGGCCCTGCGCGACGGCGTCAAGGTCGCGGCCCTGATGCCGAAGGCGGACCCGTCGATGCCCACCGCCTGGGGCGTCTTCCTCGCGGTCGTCGACGTGGCCCGGACCGCCGAGAAGGTCAGGGCGGCCGGCGGGCAGGTGGCCTTCGGGCCGGACGCGGTCGGCGACAGCGGAGTGATGGCCGGGGTCGTCGACCCGGGCGGCTCCTTCGTCGGGCTCTGGCAGCCCGCCGGCCACCAGGGTTTCGACCTGGTCAACAAGCCCGGCGCCTACGCCTGGTCGGAGAACCACACACGGGATGCCGAGACCGTGGACGCCTTCTACCGGGACGTCTTCGGATACGAGTCCCAGCAGGTCGGCGACGGCGTTCACTTCGACTACAAGGTGTGGTCCGTGCCCGGCGCCGAGAACCCCTCGCTCGGCCGGCTGAAGCTGGGCGGCACCGCGGAGGACACCCCCACCGCCTACCAGGTCTACTTCGCGGTCGGTGACTGCGACGACGCGGCCGCCACCGTCCGCCGGCTCGGCGGTCAGGTGCTGGTGGGCCCCGCGGAGTCGCCGTACGGCCGCACCGCCATCGTCACCGACGACCAGGGAGCGCGGTTCGCCGTGATCGACCTCGCGCGCCGGTCCGACTCGATACCCGGTCAGTGA
- a CDS encoding serine/threonine-protein kinase, with product MVEQLTQHDPRRIGPFEVLGRLGAGGMGLVYLARSASGRRVAIKTVRAELAEDQLFRVRFTREVEAARAVSGFYTAAVVDADPRAAVPWLATAYVPAPSLEEIVNESGPLPAQGVRWLAAGIAEALQSIHAAGLVHRDMKPSNVLVVEDGPRVIDFGIASGVSNTRLTMTNVAVGTPAYMSPEQARDSRSVRGASDIFSLGSTLVFASTGHAPFHGANPVETVFMLLREGPDLAGLPDELRPLIESCMRMKAEERPTPADLQAQLAPHLFSSGGDDTGTASAWLPPGAVALIEERHRSRIGPVQNGGRGARQPGAQVSGPQVPMPPAPAPQPPMPQAPAPQPSGLVPPPPVSPPRPQQPPRSPAPQHAAASVQLAGSAPIGPGLRLARAADLKATAGPVPGTEWVRPRGGAHRAAEAPPPSVAAVPRPSGPPGEWRPWRFRMSNDVWGTPVVDSGLLYVTSFEVHALDVASGRRQFKTRDVAWTMAVAGGRIHASDGPSLFALGATDGGERWRTPIDGWVYAVRADASTVVTGTRGGVVQAWDAERGTLRWERAGAQTEFESPDAGPAIENRTVFYQGGGQLHAVDALNGSELWSYPVGEPGAAGSVVTRPVVADGVVHLTAGTRVLALDARTGAERWHFEAPAVMFAPPAHVPGPGASGGGIYVTDHLGTVYALDPADGRDRWRVATEPRQSLEPVVVTAGGVHLGAGSALYTLDAVSGTPRWRFAAQGEIVGSPAVADGRVHFGSKDHCLYTVDAQGGQLRWRLETGGEITGSPVTADGVVYACSKDRCVYALDAAKGTGSTSRRA from the coding sequence GTGGTGGAGCAGCTTACGCAGCATGACCCGAGACGGATCGGCCCTTTCGAGGTGCTGGGACGGCTCGGCGCCGGCGGCATGGGGCTGGTCTATCTCGCCCGCTCGGCCTCCGGTCGGCGAGTGGCGATCAAGACCGTGCGGGCGGAACTCGCCGAGGACCAGCTCTTCCGCGTCCGCTTCACCCGTGAGGTCGAGGCGGCCCGTGCGGTGTCCGGCTTCTACACCGCTGCCGTCGTCGACGCCGACCCTCGTGCCGCCGTCCCCTGGCTCGCCACCGCCTACGTCCCGGCGCCGTCCCTGGAAGAGATCGTCAACGAGTCCGGCCCGCTGCCCGCCCAGGGAGTGCGCTGGCTCGCCGCCGGGATCGCCGAGGCCCTGCAGTCGATCCACGCCGCGGGCCTGGTACATCGCGACATGAAGCCGTCGAACGTACTGGTGGTCGAGGACGGACCGCGGGTGATCGACTTCGGTATCGCCTCCGGGGTGTCCAACACCCGGCTGACGATGACGAACGTCGCGGTCGGCACCCCCGCCTACATGTCGCCCGAGCAGGCCCGTGACTCCCGCAGCGTGCGCGGCGCCAGCGACATCTTCTCGCTCGGGTCCACCCTGGTCTTCGCCTCGACCGGCCATGCCCCGTTCCACGGGGCCAACCCGGTCGAGACCGTCTTCATGCTGCTGCGCGAGGGCCCCGACCTGGCCGGTCTGCCCGACGAGCTGCGCCCGCTGATCGAGTCGTGCATGCGGATGAAGGCCGAGGAACGTCCCACCCCGGCTGATCTGCAGGCGCAACTCGCCCCGCACCTGTTCTCCTCCGGCGGCGACGACACCGGCACCGCGTCGGCCTGGCTGCCCCCCGGCGCGGTCGCCCTGATCGAGGAACGCCACCGCAGCCGGATCGGCCCGGTGCAGAACGGCGGCCGGGGCGCGCGCCAGCCCGGCGCGCAGGTGTCCGGCCCGCAGGTCCCCATGCCGCCCGCGCCGGCACCCCAGCCGCCCATGCCGCAGGCTCCCGCGCCGCAGCCCTCCGGCCTGGTGCCGCCGCCGCCCGTGTCACCGCCCCGCCCGCAGCAGCCGCCCCGCAGCCCCGCCCCCCAGCACGCGGCCGCGTCCGTACAACTCGCCGGGTCCGCGCCGATCGGGCCCGGGCTGCGGCTGGCGCGGGCGGCCGACCTCAAGGCGACGGCCGGACCGGTTCCGGGAACCGAGTGGGTGCGCCCCCGCGGCGGTGCCCATCGGGCCGCGGAGGCCCCGCCGCCGTCCGTGGCCGCGGTGCCGCGTCCGTCCGGCCCGCCGGGGGAGTGGCGGCCCTGGCGGTTCCGGATGTCGAACGACGTGTGGGGCACCCCCGTGGTGGACAGCGGACTGCTGTACGTCACGTCCTTCGAGGTACACGCACTCGATGTGGCCAGCGGGCGGCGGCAGTTCAAGACCAGGGACGTGGCCTGGACGATGGCGGTGGCCGGCGGCCGTATCCACGCGTCGGACGGGCCCAGCCTGTTCGCGTTGGGCGCGACCGACGGCGGCGAGCGGTGGCGTACCCCGATCGACGGCTGGGTGTACGCCGTGCGGGCCGACGCGAGCACCGTCGTCACGGGCACCCGTGGCGGCGTGGTGCAGGCGTGGGATGCCGAGCGGGGGACGCTGCGGTGGGAGCGGGCCGGGGCGCAGACGGAGTTCGAGTCGCCGGACGCCGGACCCGCCATCGAGAACCGGACGGTGTTCTACCAGGGCGGCGGCCAGCTGCACGCGGTGGACGCGCTCAACGGCTCGGAGCTGTGGTCGTATCCGGTGGGGGAGCCCGGCGCGGCCGGGTCGGTGGTCACCCGGCCGGTGGTCGCCGACGGCGTCGTCCACCTGACCGCCGGCACCCGGGTGCTGGCCCTCGACGCGCGCACCGGCGCGGAGCGGTGGCACTTCGAGGCGCCCGCCGTGATGTTCGCGCCCCCCGCGCATGTACCCGGCCCGGGCGCATCCGGCGGCGGGATCTACGTCACCGACCACCTCGGCACGGTGTACGCGCTGGACCCGGCGGACGGCCGGGACCGCTGGCGGGTCGCCACCGAGCCGCGGCAGTCGCTGGAGCCGGTGGTGGTCACCGCCGGCGGGGTCCACCTCGGGGCGGGCAGCGCGCTGTACACGCTGGACGCGGTGAGCGGGACGCCGCGCTGGCGGTTCGCCGCGCAGGGCGAGATCGTCGGGTCGCCCGCGGTGGCGGACGGGCGGGTGCACTTCGGCTCGAAGGACCACTGCCTGTACACGGTGGACGCGCAGGGCGGCCAGTTGCGGTGGCGGCTGGAGACCGGTGGCGAGATCACCGGATCACCGGTCACCGCCGACGGTGTGGTCTACGCCTGCTCCAAGGATCGTTGCGTCTACGCCCTGGACGCGGCGAAGGGCACCGGCTCGACCTCGCGCCGGGCCTGA
- a CDS encoding TetR/AcrR family transcriptional regulator, which produces MTGQVRTVDGRVAGRRGQATRQKLLDCLGEMLSTSPYRDVKVIDVARMAGTSPATFYQYFPDVEGAVLELADEMAKEGASLTELVAGRSWVGKSGALAADQLVDGFLSFWRRNDAILRVIDLGAAEGDKRFNRIRTRILNSVTGSLTESIKDLQSKGKVDKQVSAPAVAGSLVAMLAAVAAHQKGFTGSGVKQADLKPNLALLVHLGVTGKKPPK; this is translated from the coding sequence ATGACAGGACAAGTTCGCACCGTCGACGGCCGTGTTGCGGGCCGCCGCGGGCAGGCAACGCGGCAGAAGCTGCTGGACTGCCTCGGCGAGATGCTCAGCACGTCGCCGTACCGGGATGTCAAGGTGATTGACGTCGCCCGGATGGCGGGCACCTCCCCCGCAACGTTCTATCAGTACTTCCCCGACGTCGAGGGCGCCGTCCTTGAACTCGCCGATGAGATGGCCAAAGAGGGGGCTAGCCTGACCGAACTGGTCGCGGGCCGCTCCTGGGTCGGCAAGTCCGGCGCGCTCGCCGCAGACCAACTCGTCGACGGCTTCCTGTCCTTCTGGCGCAGGAACGACGCCATCCTGCGCGTGATCGACCTCGGTGCCGCCGAAGGCGACAAGCGCTTCAACAGAATCCGCACCCGCATCCTCAACTCCGTGACGGGCTCACTCACCGAGTCCATCAAGGACCTTCAGAGCAAGGGCAAGGTCGACAAGCAGGTCAGCGCGCCGGCCGTGGCCGGTTCGCTGGTGGCCATGCTGGCCGCGGTCGCCGCCCACCAGAAAGGTTTCACCGGGTCCGGCGTCAAGCAGGCCGACCTGAAGCCGAACCTGGCGCTGCTCGTCCACCTCGGGGTCACCGGGAAGAAACCACCGAAGTAG